The window ATCGGACATGAGACTAACAGCCTCCCCTAAAAATGGTAGTCCCATCCTACCTGGAGGTAAAGTGCAAACAGAAGGGGCAATTTCGTTTTTTTTTTGCGAGTCATAAATAATTGTGCTTAGTTATATTCGTCGGTAAATGCTTTTCGTATACCAAATTAAGCTTATATTATTATAAGCTTCAAACGAGAGCGATCGCTCGGAGGGAAAAGCAGCATTTAGTAAGAGCATACTACAAAAATTAGTTAAAATTCGCCGTAAGTATATTCCCGTATTATTGGCTATCAAACGACCAGGATTGGTTAACCCTTGAACAGCAAAATCAAAGATATTTCTGGAAACAAATGTCTACAAATATACTACTTAATTACGGGTTTGTATCTAAATAAATCTCTTGCATAATTAAATTTTCCAGGTTTCCAGCGCTCCCTTCTTTTAGGCTGGGTCTAGATCATTAAGTTCAGCTGTAGCTAAAGAATCTCAGTTAAATCAAGGTTAAAACCAGCCATGAGGGGCTGGCAATCGATCGCAGTGGGAGAATCGAAGATTTCTGTCTCCCGATCGAGTCGGTAAACTTCAACTTGTTTATCTTTAGGGTTAATGAGCAGCCCCAACTTTACACCCAATCGTTGATACTCAAGCATCTTAGACTGTAGAATACCGAGGCGATCGCTTTGGGAACGAAGCTCAATGACAAAATCAGGAACGACGGGAATAAAACCTGAAATATCAATTCCATCGAGACGAGATTTTTCAATCCAAGAGACATCGGGGGACATTTTACCGCCATCAAAATTTGTAAAGTCATAGCCAGTCGAAGAATCAAATGCTTTACCTAGTTTTTGTTTTTTATTCCATGCTGCAACCTGAAATGTTAATTCTGAGTTTCTTTCGCCACTTTCACCGCCAGTAGGAGACATAACAATTAATTCATGGTCTTTAGTGAGTTCGAGTCGTAAATCGGGGTTATCTAAGCAGAGAGAATCAAATTCTTCGGGAGTAACATGAAGGACAGTGTTACTAACATTGAGTAACAAAGGTAGGGTTTGAGTATTGGTCGAAATATTGTTGGCAAGCATGATTTTTAGAGGACTTCCACTAAATTCCTTTTCTCTAGTTTAATATTTCCTGACTGGGAACGTTAATTGTCAAACATAGCGATCACCTATCAAATACCATTGGCATTAGAAATGGCAAATTGTTGAGGATCAGAATCAGATTTGAGCCAAGACTTAGTAGTTTGAATAAGTTGTTTAATTTGGTTGCTGACTTGACCACCATTTTTAATAATCAAGTCGGCAAAATTATCTGGAGTAGGCTCGACAAAGCCGTCAGTGATCACAGCCGAAGATTTCTGACCATTGACACTAGAAGTTACGAGCTTCCTAACAAAGGTGGGGTGATAGACCCCGTGACTATAAAACAGTTCATTTTTATCAATAGCGCGATCGCCAGTAAGAGATTTATAAGTTGCCAGAAACTGTTTACAGAAACAATCGGTAACATTGTAGTAAGAATAATTCTGAAGAAAAGTCAAACCACTGTAGCCACTACATTTAAGCCGAAAAGGTAATTGAGAGAGGGGCTTGTTGTTATCATCTAAAAACCAGACCACGACATAGCTGAATGCCTTGTAGCCCTCAGCATCATGTTTCTGTTTATCAAAAGGAATAGTCTCAGTCTCATTGCTCATCATGGCTTGAGAACGATTGAGAATTAAGAGTCTGGGGGATTTGGTCAAGAGAAGAGTTTCTTGAGTACCGTCGCGAAACTCATGCTCTACAGGCTGCCATGTATCAATCAATTCAAACTTGGCTAGTTCGGCATTGGTTGAAGTAATGCCAATGCCGAACTTTTTATCTGAAGCATTAATGAACTGAGCGTAAGGAGTTGAGGGTAATAAAAATTCCTCAGTGTTAAAACCGAAATCGTGATTGTGCATGGTCATAGTAATTTAGAGAAATATATTAATACAATTGTACTATTTAGATGATTAATTGATTCGAGTTTGGCGAAGTCTGCGCCCAGGGAGTAAAGCTTGTCGATGCTCGATGGAGTCAAGTAAAGCATCGATCCCATTACCAGGTTTGATCTGCACACTGAAAAGCAAAGGGTGACGGGAGTTAGTCCCTAAATGGGGAATTGTGCCGATGATAGCTGCTTTGATTTGCTCAAGACCTGTGGCAATGCAGCAGTTGTGTTTGTCGCAAAAGATGGTCAAGGTCGAATCAGCCTGATGGTGATCTGATTGAGGCTCGATGGTTCTGATCTCGACAGAAAGTAGAAATGTTGGGGGCATGATTAATTTTCAGAAATTTGCTGAAGAACGAGCTTAAGAGTTTTAACCTGATAGGGTTTGGCATCACGGTTATCTTTGCCAGACTGAGTGATGGCGATGGGATAAACAGGGTGTCGCCAGACGGTATGGCTGCCTTTACCTCGTTTTGGGAGCAGAATAAAACCAGCAGCAGATAAGCGAGACTTAAGGATTCGGTTTTTCATAGAAAGTGAGGGAGGTAAGCAACACAGTAACTAGATGATGAGTCAACTGATACCAACAATCATTGCAATAGGCAGTGTATTCATCTGAACCGCCGAAGCAGTAACCAACAGTCTGTTGACACCCAGGGCAATTGAAATATAGTTGCTCTTCATGACAGTTGCCGCATTTACATTTAATGCTGTCACCCGTTCCCCGCCTTGCAAAGGAGGACGCGAGACTTGAGGGTGACCGTTGGTCAGTATTGTGTTCTGGTAGAGGCATGATTATTGCTGAGTAAAGATTGTAGAGGTATTATGGCGATCGCTCTTGAACGGCGATCGCCCGCTCAATCGACTAAAAGATCTCTTCAGTGGAGATCAGATGAGACTGATCAAAGGCACAAATATCATTCTCAGCAACCCAGAAAGATTCAACAGCGTAGGGCAAGGCAGCTAATTGATAAGACCACTCAGATTCATTGAGATAGGATTCAGTGCTGCGATGTAGTTCGGTATTATATTTACGGGCAATGACGGTGAAAGTAGCCCATTCGGTGTGATGTTCTTGGGGGTCGATGATTTTTACTAAGCTTTCAATCGCAAAACTAGCGTGAGGAGCATCGATTGGATCTGAGTCGGAATGTAGGTCACAATCATTAGTCCGTAGATGATGTTTACGTGCTGCCACAGCGAAGAGGTTGCACCAAGCACGTCCATTAGATTCTTGATAGTCTTGGAAATGAGTACATTGGAAGCAGGTGGGAGAATAACGAACTAAAGCCGATTCATTTAACCAAATCTGTTCTTGTCCGTTATTTACTTTGTATTTCCAGTAAGGTTGATTGAGCAGTCGTCCTGAAGGGGTTTTAAATTCGACAAGCTCCATTCCGCAGACAGTAAATGGAGTAGATGAATTATGTTGTTTGGTAACTTGATCACCGAAAACGAATAAAGGTTGTTCGTAACTATATTCGGTTTCATTGGGGTCTTGCGGGGGTACGAACTCGATGGTGATTAACTTTCGTTCGGATGTTTGTACTGTTGGTTTTTCGGCTAAATATGTCATGATGAGAATTGACCTCTTAATTGGTGGTTATTGAGGAGAGCGGTGACCGTCCAAAGTACCTGCTCTTCTTTTTGCGTTGTCTTTAGCTACTATTAATAGTAGTACTCCTAATAGAGGTAGTCAAGTATTTCAGACAAAATATCTATTAATATTGGTGATACCACTGTTAGTCATCTATAACCAAAAGTAATACTACTTTTAAGTAGACAACTATTGGTAGTACTACGTATAATTAAAAAGTTGAATTCAAATTTATGTCAGTGAAAGTATTGTTGCAGGAGGTTAGAAAATCCAAAGGTCTTTCTCAAAATGAATTAGCTAGATTGACGAATATGTCTCCTCAAAATATTCAAAAAATTGAACAGGGAGAAGCTAAATCCTTAACGTTCAAAACTTTAAGTAGATTTTGTCAAGCACTCCAATGTCAACCAGGAGATTTACTAATTTATGAAAATCAATCAAAAGCTATCGTTCAAGAAAACGCGAAGCATAAGCAAAATAAGTTAACTCAAAATACAAAATTGAACAAAACAGTGAAAGAAAAAGATCTATTTTCTTGGGAAGCAGATCAATTGTTTCCAGCCACTTTAACTCCAGTTATCTAACTCAACAAAGTTAGGATCGACAATTGTTTTGAAAAATTTCATTTAAAAGCGATCGCTCTCCGTCGAAAAGTTAGCGATCGCTTTAGTTCAAAAATCTCCCAGGAGGGAAAGTTATTATGTACATTCTAAATGGTGGAGTCCAAAACTGCACCTTGACTTTCAAACAACATCAAGAAAACCGCTCGAACCAGTTGGGAGGTGCGATGTGATTGGATATATAGCACCATTCCAGATTTTAAATCATTTAGAACGGCTAAATGTAATCAAAGAAACTGCAAATGAATACCATTGTACTTGCCCAGTTTGTGGTGATGGCGGGTTTAAAGTCAATAAAAAGAACGGAAAATATCAAGCGTTTAAGTGTCTTTGTGAAGTCAAAGACATTAGGGAGGCGATAAGTCCTTGGAGCGAAGTAACAGGAGAACAGAAGAAGCAAGGGAAGCAAAGAAAGTACACAGACAGACAAATAAAATTAGCTCGACTTGATTCACCTGCAACTAATGCCCCAAAACCAGAGAAGAAAAATATTCCCGAATGGCTAGTCAAACAGGGAGTACCCTCATCAGCTATCGAAACCCGTTACTGGTATTCCAAGACGCAGTGGGTGTCTAGATTTGAGTGGCAAAATAGCGAAGACATTAAAGAGAAGACAATTAGACTGGGGCATATCAAGTCCAATGGCTTAATTCAATGGAGTAAAGGCAGCAAAGACTGGAGAGCCTATAAACTAACTGAAGCAGTTAAACATTGTGCTGAAAAATGGGTATTAGGTGTTGAGGGAGAGGGCTGTGTCGAGACAGCCAGAGCTAAAGCGATCGCAGCGATTACGTGGCAGGGGTCGAATTGGCAGTCAAAAAACATCTCCTTTGACTTAACAAAACTTATTGAGGGCGGAGTAGCAGGATTAGTTTATTTTCCCGACTGCGATAAAGCGGGAGAGAAAAAAGCCGAGTTAGTATTGTCAGCTTGCCAACTCGTTAACTTGCCATGTTTAATTCTTAAACCTACGGATGTTTGGGCGGATATGCCCATCAAAGGAGATCTCACTAACTGGGTAGAAGCTCATCCTCAGCTTAGTACAGGTGAATTAATTAAAAGATTAAACAGAGCGCTCGCTAAAGCATTACAGAGAAATGAGCAGGAGAAACAAAAACAAGAAGAAGAAGAATTACTAGACAACTTACCTAACTGGTCACAATCAGATATAGCCTGTTGGTTAGCCGAGAGGTACAGAGGAAAGTTAGCCTGGAATACAGATTTACAGGAATGGTATCGATATAGTTCTGTTACCGAGGGAATCTGGAGTATAGAGCCTGTTGAGTTTATTGGGCAATTAATCAAGTCAGAAGTAGAAGAATTAGCCCTCGCCATTTCTCAAACAAATAAAAACAAAAAGAAACCAAATTACAGCGTATCGATGCTCAATGGTACGATCGCATTATTGAAAATGGATTTAGCAGTGAGAAAGTGGTCTGAGTCTACAGGATTGCTGCCATTACTCAACGGGGTATTAGACTTAAAAACCAAGAAGCTGCTGCCCCATTCGCCTGAAAACCGATTAACTTGGTGCTTGCCATATAACTACAATATTTTGGCCACTTGTGAACCAATCCAAGATTGGCTACTAGAAATGTGTAGAGGCGATCGCGATCTAGTTCAATTAATGAGAGCTTATCTACTGGGAATCGTCACGGGTAGAACTGACTGGCAGAAATATTTAGAACTAGTGGGTGCGGGAGGAACGGGAAAATCAACCCTCACCAGATTAGCGACTGCACTAATTGGGCAAGAAAATGTCCATACTACTACCCTGAAAAAACTAGAGAAAGAAAAGTTTGAAACTGCTTCGATTGCAGGAAAAAGGCTAGTGTTGATCAACGATTCTGAAAGATATGCGGGAGAAGTAGGCAAGCTCAAAAACCTCACAGGTCAAGATACTCTGCCCTATGAAGTCAAATTCAAACAATCCAAGGGTGGGTTTACTCCGAATGCCTTAGTAATTGTCAGCACTAATGAAGTAATCCAAAGTTGTGACTATACATCGGGATTAGCCAGAAGAAGAATATCTGTCCCCATGTTCAACCAAATAAAGGGCGATCGCCAGAAGAACCTGATCGAACATAAGAATGGTCAGATGTACGGTGAGTTTCTCCCATATATACCAGGACTACTTAACTGGGTGCTGTCGATGGATGAGGAGTTAGCCACTTCAATTGTGAAGAACTATGAAGTGAGTGTACCTTCTCTTTTAGCAATGAAGGCAAGAACCTTGGTGGAGACAAATCCCATTGCCGACTGGTTAGATAACTTTGTGGTCTATGAAAAAGAAGCAAGAACCAATGTAGGAGTAGCTAAAAGAGATAAAGATAGTAATTCACCAAGTTGGTACTTAGACACCGAGAAATGGCTTTATCCTAACTATGCTGAATATTGTCACAATAGCGGGACTCGTCCAGTCAGTCTACGTCGATTTGTCACTTTGTTATCTGACTTGGGCAAAAATCAGTTGGGTTTAGATATCAGGAGAGAACGAGATCGCTTTGGGTCATATTTTGTGGGTTTAAAGATTCGAGATCACGGCAATAGTTCACCGCCATTAATTACAGGTAACTCTAAAGTCCTAAAGGATACCGCTTCGCATATAGTAATAAATGCTCATCCTCAGTCAGAGAACACAAATGTAATAAATAGGTTTTGGACGATGGTAATGGACAAGGTGACGGATGTTATAGTAACAGTGATGGATGAAAGTATTGCCAATGATGAATGTTACGAGTGTGACGGCAAAAATGAAAAGTCT is drawn from Pleurocapsa minor HA4230-MV1 and contains these coding sequences:
- a CDS encoding helix-turn-helix transcriptional regulator yields the protein MSVKVLLQEVRKSKGLSQNELARLTNMSPQNIQKIEQGEAKSLTFKTLSRFCQALQCQPGDLLIYENQSKAIVQENAKHKQNKLTQNTKLNKTVKEKDLFSWEADQLFPATLTPVI
- a CDS encoding Uma2 family endonuclease, which gives rise to MLANNISTNTQTLPLLLNVSNTVLHVTPEEFDSLCLDNPDLRLELTKDHELIVMSPTGGESGERNSELTFQVAAWNKKQKLGKAFDSSTGYDFTNFDGGKMSPDVSWIEKSRLDGIDISGFIPVVPDFVIELRSQSDRLGILQSKMLEYQRLGVKLGLLINPKDKQVEVYRLDRETEIFDSPTAIDCQPLMAGFNLDLTEIL
- a CDS encoding type II toxin-antitoxin system HicA family toxin, yielding MKNRILKSRLSAAGFILLPKRGKGSHTVWRHPVYPIAITQSGKDNRDAKPYQVKTLKLVLQQISEN